The DNA window AAAATAAAATGATTTCTGGTGAAGAAGATAAAGCATTTTTAGGGGAAGATAAAGAGTTTTTGATCATCTACTCGAAAGAGAAACTGAAGACTGAGAAGATCGATTATTTTATTTATGGACACCGTCATCTTCCGATGGTTTTAGATCTGGAACAAAATGCCAAATATATCAATCTTGGAGATTGGATTTCCTATTTTACCTACGGTGTTTTTCAAGAAGATTTTGAATTAAAGACCTTTGAGGAAAAGACAAAAAAAAATTACCCCTAAAAGAGGTAATCTTCGAATGAATAAATTCACTCTGTTTTTAATCCATATTCCGCATACATCATTGCAATAACTTGACCAAAAATTTCAATTTATATTAAAAAAATATTAAAAAGGGTTGATGTTGGGTTAATCGATTAGAAATGAGACGATAAGAATATTAAAAATTTAGAAATTGGAAAATATATTCAACATACAGACTGAGCAGGATTTTTTAAATGCTTCATTGAAAACATTTCGTTATCAATACGAGAATGTTGAGATATACAGGAAGTTTGTAGATTATCTTAAGGTGAATCCTGAAACAGTTAGTGAACTGTCAAAAATTCCATTTCTACCAATAGAAATGTTTAAGAATCATCAGATCCTGGACAAAAAAGCATCTGCAGATCTGTATTTTCAAAGTTCGGGAACCACACAGATGAACTTATCTAAGCATTTCATTGCGAATGAAAACCTGTACCGTGAAAGTATTTATAAAAGCTTTGAGCAGTTTATCGGAAAGCCTGAGGATTTTATTTTCCTTGGATTGTTACCAAGTTATCTGGAAAAACAGAATTCATCATTAATTTATATGGTAGATTATTTGATGAGCACTTCCGCAAAACCTGAAAACGGATATTTTTTATACAACCACTCCGATTTATTTGACCTTTTAAATACATTGAAAGATAAAAAAGTGATACTATTCGGTGTTTCTTTTGCGCTTTTGGATTTTCTGGACTATTGTCATTCCGAACGAAATGGAGAATCATTAAATTTTATGGAAAACTTAGTGGTGATCGAAACCGGTGGAATGAAAGGCAGAAAGGAAGAAATGACAAAAGATGAATTGCTGGTAATTCTTCAGGAAGGTTTTAAAACAGATAAGATCTATTCAGAATATTCAATGACAGAATTGTTATCTCAGGCATATTCCCTTGGAAATAATGAATATAAGTGTCCAAATTGGATGCGTATTTTAGTGAGAAATGTAGAGGATCCACTGACGTATGAGAAAGAGGGTAGAACCGGGGCTGTTAATATTATAGACCTGGCGAATATTCATTCCTGCTCTTTTATTGCAACACAGGATTTAGGAAAAACACTTGTTGATGGGAAGTTTCAGATTCTCGGAAGAATAGATCATTCTGATATTCGTGGATGCAGCTTACTGGTTTCTTAAATCAGAAGTCAGGTTGAGCAGGAAAATGCGATCATCTAAAACATTGTAAAAGATTAAAAATATGGATGTGATTAAAAAATTGTTCTTATACTCTCTTTTGATTGGATTATCCAATTTGTTGTCTGCTCAAAAAGATGTGAAATCTGATATTTGGTCTGGAATTTATGTTGTACGTTCGGTAAATAAAGAAAGTTCAGAAATTGTTGATACTTTAATAATTAATAGAACAAAAGATGCCGATCCGAAAAAAGTTGCTGCCCGCTATGAATCGGATTTAGCCCGATGGACAATTTTTTCTAAAAAAGATGGTGATAAAGAAAAAGCTGTTATTAAGAGATTTTTATTTGATATAAAAAATAAAGAAGACGGATATAAAGAATTTGGTTGGACGGATTTACATGAGAAAGGGAAGATGAACTGTATTGATGGTGGACATTTTTTTATTTGTCAGACAGAACCGGATACTAAGGTTTCCTTTAGTAAAGATGAAGCCTATCCTACTAAAACAGGTATTTTTGGGATATGGTTAGATTACGGAATAGCCGAACTGGAGAAGATCGAAAATTGAAGTGAGAAACAATAATGACGATCTTTGTTTTTATAAGTCGTGAATTTTAATATAATACGAATTCCCCCAATCCCCGAAGCTCCCGCATCTAAAGACCTCTTAAATAAGAAAACATGCTTAAAATAGAAGAACTTGTTCATGCATATATCCATTCTCACTGTGATTTTGAGAAAGAAATTGTTTTAACCAATCATTTTCATTCTGATTGGGAAGCTGATATATTGATCATAAATACTTTGGGGCTGAGTCATGAAATTGAAATTAAGCTGTCTAAAAGTGATTTTAAAAATGATTTCAAAAAATCCTATATCAATACTGCTACAGGAGAGAAATTTTTAAAACACGATAAAATTTCCTGTGGAGATTATGTGTGTAATGCATTTAGTTTTCTCCTTCCTATGGGTATGATTGATCATAATGTGATTCCTGAACATTGTGGGATCATCGAATTTTATCATAATGTGGATACGTGGGAAACTGAATTTTATCTCATAAGAAAGCCTATTCAGGTACATCAGGATTCCTATTGGAAACTAAATGATAAAGATCTTTTTATCCGAAAAATAGCACTTAATTTACTACAGCGAAAAATGGAGATCAAAGGAAAACACGAAGAACTTATCTTTAAAAATCCTTTTGATATCAAAAAAAGAAAATAAAAAATCCTGCCAATTTAGACAGGATTTTTTTTAGATATATATTTTTTTATTAAGCAGCTACCTCGGTATCTGTTCGTTGAAGTAAGAATTTGTAGATCAATCCGCCAGCAATTCCACCAAGAATAGGAGCTACCCAGAACAACCAAAGTTGAGACATCGCAGCACCACCTACAAAAAGAGCCTGGGAAAGGGATCTTGCAGGATTTACAGATGTATTGGTAATAGGAATTGATATTAAATGTATCAATGTTAAAGCAAGGCCAATGGCAATTCCAGCGAATTTTCCGTTAGCCCATTTATCCGTTGCTCCCATAATAATGATCAGGAAGAAAGCAGTTAACAAAAACTCGGCTAAGAACGCTGCTCCCATCGAATAGCTTCTGTTATGATAGCCGGGCATATCATAGAAGTTGGTGGCAAAAGCTCCTGGTCCTTCTGTAGTAAATGCTCCAGCACCGTTGAGGATAAAATAAAGGCAGGCAGCTGCTGCGATTGCACCCAGACACTGGGCGGCAACATAAGAGATCAGGTCTTTGAAAGGAAATCTTCCTCCGGCTAAAAGACCAAAAGTCACAGCAGGGTTAAAGTGTCCTCCTGAAATATGACCCACAGCATAAGCCATGGTGAGAACCGTAAGACCAAATGCTAAAGCAACACCTAAAAGTCCAATTCCAATGTCGGGAACTCCGGCAGCGAAAACTGCACTTCCGCAACCACCGAAAACAAGCCAAAATGTGCCGAAAAATTCAGCAAAAAGTTTTTTTATCATAATGTTTATTTTTATATTGAAACCAAATTTATAGTTTAAATTTCAAATTTTCAAATTAATTTTTAAAAAGAATGAAATTAAATCGAATAACAGGTGTGGATATGGCAATGTTATTCAGTATTTAATGAAGAATATATTTTATGAATACTTCTCTTATAGTTGAATTGTATCACATAAATGTTTATTTTTCGTTTTTTAATTAAAAAGCTTGCGAATGAAAAAGTTTCTGTGTGTAATTTTTGGATGTTTTATTTCTCATTTTCATTATGCCCAATCCTCTAAAAATACAGGATCCTGTTATGACCTTAATGAAGTTTTAAAAGTGGAACCAACACCTCTTTATAAACCTCACCTGGATGCTTCAAAAAGTTTTGGGGTAAAATTACTGAAGGATACTAAAATCATTCAGAAATATATCAACAGCGGAAAGTTTCATAAAATTAAAAAAACGGGGAAAGGATACCGGGTTCAGAAATTGAATTATAGCAGAGCTTATATGGTTTCTAAAGCTAAAACAACCCTTGAAAAAATGGGCGCCAGATTTAGTAAAGAGACAAAAGGACATACTTTTACGGTTTCATCAATTACAAGGACGCTTGAAGACCAATGCCGATTAAGAAGAGTGAATTCCAATGCGTCCTTAGGAATAAGCTCTCATAATTATGGAAACTCTTTCGATATTTCTTACGTACGGTTTAATGATGTTTTAAAATATAATCCTAAAATGGAAATTGCTTTAGAAAAAGTATTGAAATATTACGCTAATGCCGGCCGGATTTATTACATAAAAGAAAGACAACAGAGCTGTTATCATATTACCGTTAGGAATTATTGATCATTGTAATAATTTGATGATTTGAAAAGAAATAAAAAGGATATTGTTTTATCTTTAATGAAGATTAATAAATCCTCAATTATAAGTGAGATATTTGCATAAGTAGTTTAGTTTATATAATTTTATACGACTAAAAAACCATGAAAATATGACAATTCTTAACAAAGATGAATATACCGCCGCAATTGCCGCGTGGGATACCAGTTCCAAAGATTATTCAACAATCCAAAAGTTAATCCCCTCCAACTTTGTTTTTACCCTTTCGCTGGATCAGATTGACTGGCTGAAAAGAAATAATAAATGTGAAGATTTCTGTACTGAAATAGGAGTGTATAAAAATCAACTTGTATTGATCCTTTGTGCACTTGATGCAAACGGACAAAAAATTGCAGTTAATGAATACCCTTATAGCATTCTTGCAGAGTTAACAACAAACCTTACTTTGGTAGAAACAAAAGAGTATACCTTAGTGAAAAATGCTGTTCTTTCTAAAGAATTACAGCAGGTAGATCGTACTGCGGATATGTATTTACCCGTAGCTAATATGCCGATAATGGAACAGGATAAAGCTGTTGCTGCCATAGAACTTTGGAGAGATGAAGGATCAACATGGTTCTATAGAGAGTGTGAGGAATTTAAGGGAGCAAGGATTTTTAAAAGATTCTATGTTCCTGTAGAAGACCTGAATCCACCGAAAGAGGGACTTAGCTATATCGTATGTTCATTTGGAATCAAATTTTCTGAAATCTATCAGAGACCTTTGGTAACATTGATCTTTATCTCTTTCTTTCGGGATTTACAAAATACAGGAAGTGTAGAGGTAATTTCCAATACATACGATTGGTCAAGACCATGTCCTCCGATTTGTCAATTATAGAAATATATGCATAGCTATTTTATCACTACGTGGGGTATCACAAATATTCTGCTTCTCATTTCTTTTATTTTCGGAATTGCAAAATATTCTGTTTTAAGAAAAGAAGAAAAACAATATGTGTTCTATATTGGATTTCTTTTATTTATAGAAGCCGCAACTAATTTTTTAACAGTTGTTCTTCATTATAAAGACACCTCATTTTTGTATCCGATTTATATAGCTGGCGAATTTTTCCTGTTAACAAGTTTATTCATTAGAAAACTGGGCGTACTAAAATATGGGCTGATCCCAATATTGATCCTTACGGTAGGTTTTTTAATTGTAAATAAATTTTTTGACACCTATTTTAATGATGATGTTGTAAAAGTGACTTCCAACATCATCATTGTATGTTTTGCAGGGTATACTTTATTACAGCAAATTAAGAATAACAAAAGTGTTAATCGCTTTACATTAGTGGATGCCTGTATTTTTTTCTATTATTCTGTCTCCGTTTTTATTTTTATCATCCAGCATCAGATAGCCACTTTGTCAGAGGATAATTATTATGCAATTTTAGGAACCAATAATATTCTGTCAAGTATTTTATATGGTTCTTTTATATATACATTTATCAAATTAAAGAAATAACCCTACATATTGATTTTTTAATATTGATAATTGTGATCCTGGCAGTTATCGTATTATTTATTCTACTGGCTTATAAAACTTTTGTAGATAGGATTATTAAAGAAAAGAATGCGCAACATGAGGCTGAAGTTCTTCATCAGAAAAAATTAGTATTAGAAAATATTAAGGCTCAGGAAGAAGAACGGAAACGAATTGCCGTCATGATTCATGATGATATGGGGAACAGGCTCAATATATTGTCTTTGTGGCTTAATAATCTCGATACCAAGGGAGATGAATTAATTAAGAAAAACATTTATGGACAGATGTCTGCTTTAATTGATTCTGCGAGAACGATATCCCATTCTTTGTATCCGGTAAACCTGGAATCGGTGGGTCTTGTTTTGTATATTGAAGAATTAATTGCAAATCTATCTCATAAAATTAATATCTCATTACAGGTAGCTCCAGGTTATGAACAGAAAGATGTTTTTATAGAAGTTCAGCTGTACAGGATTATACAAGAGTTTACTACGAATGTTATTAAACATTCAGAAGCTACAAAAATCTGGATCTATATAAAAGACTATTCACAGTATACAGCCGTAGTTATTTCAGATAACGGACAGGGTTTTGATTATGATCTGGTGAAAAAAGGAATGGGTATTAAAAATATTGAATCCAGGATCAAATCTATAAATGCTGTTCATAAATGGAAAAATGTACCCAATAAAAGAAGTCGTTTAATCATTAAAATTCCTCGTAATAATGAATTCCAAGATCAAAATAGCGCTAATAGATGATGAACAGTTAATTCTGGAGGGTGTCAAATTATTATTATCAAATGAGCAGAATATATCCGTAAACCTTACAGCGGATAACGGACCAGATTTTATAAAAAGTTTAGAAGACCTACCTGAGAAAGATTTTCCGGATATTGCTTTAGTGGATGTACAGATGCAGCCAATGAACGGTTTTGAACTGGTTGAAATTCTTAAAGAAAAATACCCTAATCTGAAAATTATTATTCTTTCTTCCCATTATAAAAGCTCCATTCTGGGTTATATGGTTAAACTGGGAGTTTCTGCTTTTCTGCCTAAGAACTCAAATAAGAAAACATTTATAGACGCTATTACAATGGTTTTTAAAAATGGTGTTTTCTTTACAGCTGAAGATCATCAGATGTTGTTTACCTACATGAACAGTTCCAGTAAGAAGAAATCTTTGTTTGAAATGGAAGATGAACTTTCAGAACGTGAAAAGGATGTGGTAAAACTGATATGTCAGGAATATACCAATAATGAAATAGCTGAAAAGCTTTTTATAAGCCCGAGGACGGTGGAAAGTCACCGACAGCGCGTTCTTGAAAAGATAGGTGCTAAAAATACAGTCGGTATTGTAATCTATGCGATTATTAACAATATCTATTCTCTTGAAAAAATATAATTCCGTAGAAATACGGAATTTTTAATTTAGTATCTTTTACTCTATTATTCTCTCCCTTTTCATGGTTACTTTGAAATGATTATCTAACGGAGCTATAATATAAAAAAAGCGACGGTAGATTATTGATCACTTAAAAATTGTTACCATGGGAAATGATATAGTATCTGTCGGAATTTTTTTTGATGGAACAGGAAATAACGGATTCAATGCAACTTCAGATAAAAAGCCACTGATTAACCATGAAAGCTATCATGCAGCACCCACAAATGTTTTTAAGCTCTTCGAATTGTTCAATGGAGATGAAAAAATATATGTTGAGGGAATAGGAACGATAACCGGAGCCGAAGACAGTGATTTTGCGAAAGCAACCTGTAAAAATCCGATAGGATGTTCTGGGTATTCTTCCGATGATAAGCTTCGGAAAGCATACTCTTTTATTGAACAGAAAATGCAGGATAAGACCAAAGAATATCAGTTTTATGTATATGGATTCAGTAGGGGATCTATGCTGGCTAGAAATTTTTGTTATGAACTATTAAGTCCGGGTTCTGTATTATCAGGAAATATTAAAGTAAAGTTCTTAGGCGTTTTTGATACCGTAGAATCAGCTCCTTTTAACGATTATAATGTGAGTTTATCAGCAGGCGTAGAAAATGCACTTCAATTATGTGCGGTGAATGAATGCAGATATTTTTTTCCATTGACCGGATTTTTTGAAAATTCAAAAAGTATGGAAGATTCAGAGCTTTCTACCGGAAATTCTGTATGGAAAGAGATCTTTGTTCCGGGTGTTCATGCTGATGTAGGTGGAGGTTATCTGGAAACCTCACAATCGGTGTATGTTTCTTCAAATCACCTGCAGGTTTCAGAGATAAATTCCTACGTTTCAAATATAAGAGATGTAGCGAAAGATCCTGAGGGAAATAGAATCTGGAATCCTATTTTACAGAATTATCACATAGATGAAGGTGAAATTCTCTCTCAGGCATATGTAGAAAGAGAAATAGTTTACAATGACCTTTCAAAAGTTTACGGAAAATTAATGTTGATGCAAACTAATGCTATAATTTCAGTTTTTAAGACAGATTTTAATGAATCTGATTTCAAAATTGGTCAGGAACATTTGTTTTTAGAATCATTTTATACCGAACTCGAAAGCTATGCCAACAACCTTACCCCGAGTATGAAACCCTCGTATAATTATGAAAAACTTGCAGATTATACCCATATTTCAGCCAATTTTGGTTTATATAAAAAGGGGCAGCTTAAAAGATCTCCAGAATTAATAGATGCAGAAATAATAAATAATGGATTAAATGTTCCCAGCAGATCGTTAGCTAATAATCTTCATCCAGTTCTTCAGGCTGAAATGCATATCCTGGAGGATACAGTGGTTACAGATTTCGCATATGGAGCGAATGTTCCTAATAATGATAACTGGATGCGCTCTATATTAATTTAAAATAAAACTTACATTATTAAATGTTCGTATTTTTCAGTTTTAGCTTAGGTAATGGAGCTCCTCAAATGGGGAGCTTTTTTTATTTATCGTCTATTCATTTCTTTTTCCGTATTTTTGCACCCGAAAAATATTCAGTATTAATTCTTAAATTATATCATTAAATGCTTTCGGTTCAAGGTCTAGGATTACATCATTCGGGAAACTATTTGTTTCAAAATGTGAATTTCACTATTAAAAAGGATGATAAAATTGGTTTAGTAGGAAAAAATGGAGCGGGAAAATCCACTTTATTGAAGATGCTTTCCGGAGAAATTACATTCTACGAAGGAAGTGTTGTACCTGATGGAAATATTACTATTGGTTTCCTGAAGCAGGATTTGGACTTTGTAAAAGGAAGAACGGTTTGGGATGAAACGATGCAGGCTTTTGAGCAGATCAATGCCTGGAAGAATGAACTTGAAGAAGTGAATCACCAAATGACTGTAAGAACTGATTACGAAAGTGATGCTTACACGGATTTGATCAATAGAATGACTGAATTAAATGATCTTTTAATGCACCATGATGCCTACAATTTGGAAGGTGACATGGAAAAGGTATTATTCGGATTAGGATTTAAAGCTGATGATTTCCAGAAAATTACTGACGAGTTCTCCGGAGGTTGGAGAATGAGAATTGAACTGGCAAAACTGCTTCTTCAAAAGAATGACGTAATGCTTCTCGATGAGCCTACCAACCACCTTGATATGGAATCCATCATCTGGCTGGAAAATTTCCTTAAAGATTATCCTGGAGCTATTGTATTGGTAAGTCACGATAAACAATTCATGACAGCCGTTTGTAACAGGACTTTTGATGTTAACAATAAGAAAGTTGATGATTATAAAGCGGATTACACCAAATATCTTGAACTTAGAAAAGATAGAAAAGAAAAACTGATCCAAGCTAAAAAGAATCAGGATGCAGAGATAAAACATACTGAAGAGTTAATTAATAAGTTCCGGGCAAGTGCTTCTAAAGCCGCGTTTGCACAATCTTTAATCAAAAAACTTGAAAAAGTTGAACGTATTGAAGTAGAAAATGATGACGTTTCAAAGTTTAATATTCGATTCGTTCAGTCTGTTGTTCCCGGAAAAGTTAATTTTGAAGCTGAAAAACTGGGTAAAGCATATGGAAAGAAGCAGATCTTTGATGATGTAGATTTTATTGTTCAGCGTGGAGATAGAATTGCCCTGTTAGGACAGAATGGACAGGGGAAAACAACTCTTGCGAAAATATTGGCTGGTGAAATTAAAGACTACAGTGGAACCTGGAATCTTGGTCATAACGTGAATATCGGATATTTTGCTCAAAATCAGGAAGAAGTATTAACACCAAATAAAACGGTTTTAGAAGAGGCGGAAGATGCTGCAACAGAAGAAACCAGACCAAGAGTAAGAGATTTATTAGGATCTTTCTTATTTCAGGGTGAGGCTGTTACAAAGAAAACCAAAGTATTATCGGGAGGAGAAAGAAACCGTCTTGCGCTTTGTAAATTATTATTACGTCCTTTCAATACATTGATTATGGATGAGCCTACCAATCACCTCGATATTCAGTCTAAGGAGATTATCAAATTGGCATTACAGAAATTTGAAGGTACACTGATCGTGATCTCTCACGACAGGGAGTTCCTGCAAGGGCTTTGTGATAAGATTTTTGAATTCCGTGATGGTAAAATGAAAGAGTTCCTTGGAGATATCAATGAGTACCTTGAATACAGGCAGAAAGAAACGATCAGAGAGATCTCAGCTGAAAAGGCAAAGCTTCATGATGAGGTCAAAGTAGAGGTTAAACCTAAGGTTGAGGTTGTGGAGAAAGCAGAACCTATTGTTCAGCCAAAGTCAGGTTTTGTAAGTAAGGAGCAAAAAAATATTCAGAATAAAATAAAAAAAGTGGAAGAGAGAATTTCAGAATTGGAAACAAAATCTGAAGAAATGGAAGTCTCTTTTGCAAAAGAAAATCCTTCTGATGGAATGTTAGAAGAATATAATAAAGTAAAATCTGATTTGGAACTCGCTTTACAAGAGTGGGAGCATTTGGCTTCTCAACTTGAGTAAAAATTTATTCGTTAGCAGATGTTTTAATTTCGATTATTATTTTTATTTAGTAATTACAAATTATTATTGTTATTTTTGATGCATGATTTTTAGGGAAAGTAGACAATTTAAGAATTTTATCTCAAGACTTTTGTTTGGGATTTATTTTCTTGCGCTGTTTTCTCAAAGTTTTCACCATCATGATCCTATAGATGGCTTCAGAAATTTTAATCTTAAAAAATCTGAAAATACAATTACAAAAAATGTAGCTAAGGAAAAAGCCGGCGATTGTTTGGCGTGTCACTTCTTAGCTACCGGCCATACCTTGGTGCCTGAAGAATTTAATTTTTCTTTTGAGGGCTATACTCAGGAAATAAAACAGATTATTGCCGTTCAGGAGATTATCTGGTCTCAGACTAAATTTACTTTTCAGCTTCGGGGTCCCCCCACAATTTCATAATTCACATATTTTATCGGATTTGTCTTAGATCTTTATTGTTTAAAGGTTGCTTAATATTGGAAAATTAGTCCATTAAGTCGTCATTAATTTATTAAGATGGTTAAGATTAAATGTATTTGTAGAGATGTAATTTACATTCAATAGACTATACATTTTACTTTGTACACCTTAAACCGTACAAAAAATCCAAAAAAACAAATTTTTTGAAAATGTACTTTTTAAAGTACTCAATCTATCTATTTACAATGAAATTGATATATAGTTTATTGCTGATCTTTTGTGGATTAGTACTAACAAACGCACAAAAAACTTATACCGTTGAAGGTACCGTTCAGGATTTTCATGATAAAAGCACATTGCAAAATGCTATAGTACAAATTGGAAACTTTACGACTAAAACGGATAAAAAAGGTAAGTTTTTATTTAACAAAATTCCTGCGGGAGCTTATAATCTCATTGCAAAGCATCCTGATTGTCATGATTATACTGAAAATATAGGAGTTAATCAGGATCTTCACTTAACCATTATCCTTGAACACCATGTTCAGGATATTGAAACAGTGACTATACATGGGAGCCATAAAAATAATGGTTCTTTGATTGTTAAGACAATTGATAAATCGGAAATAGAGAAAAACTCTACTGATAACTTAGGTAATTTATTGTCTAAGATTTCTGGTGTTACTGCTTTAAAAACTGGAAATAATATTTCAAAGCCAATTATTCATGGACTATATGGAAGCCGAATTGCCATTATGAATAATGGAGTTAAGCTGGCGGAGCAAGAATGGGGAGTGGAACATGCTCCAAACGTAGATATTAATAATTTCCAGCATATAGATGTCATTAAAGGAGCTTCTGCTTTGAAATATGGGAGTGATGCAATTGGTGGAGTTATAGTTTTGGAACCGGAAATTTTCCCTAAAAAAGATACGGTAAGAGGTTCTGTAAGTCTTTCAGGTATTTCTAATGGAAAAGGTCTGGGATTAGATGTAAATGTTGCCAAAACATGGAAAAATGGATGGGCTGTAAAATCGGGGGGATCAATTAAAAAACTAGGTGATCAGCATACTCCGGATTATAATTTGATGAATACAGGAATGGATTTTTCATCTTTTAATTTTACAGTTCAGAAGAATTCATATGAACAGGGGATTTCCTTCGATTATTATCTTACCAATCAGAATATTGGAATTTACAGAGGTTCACACGTAGGAAATAATAATGACTTTTATAATGCTATGACGTTGAATATTCCTGTTTACACTGGAACTTTCAGTTATGATATTGATAACCCAAGGCAGGTAATAGAACATCATATTGCTAAAATTTCGGCTTTTAAAAGATTCGAAAATATTGGTAAAGTTTCTGCAACCTATAGTTTTCAATATAACCATAGACAAGAATATGATATTAGAAGAGGAGAATTAAAAGATATCCCCTCTTTGGATTTAGCATTAATGACTCATCAGTTTAATCTGAACAATTTACTAGAAAGAGAAAAATGGTCATTGGAAACAGGTATTGATGCTAGTTTTCAAAATAATTACTCAGATCCAGCTACAAAAGCCAGGCGTCTGATCCCTAATTATGACAAATACTCAGCTGGCGTTTATTCTATTTTTAAATATAAAATTTCTAGTGAATTGAACGCTGAGGCAGGGGTAAGATATGATTTTAATCGTTATGACGTAACAAAGTGGTATGATAAGAGTGACTGGGATAAATTATATAAGGCAACTTATCCGCAATTTTATGTAAAAACAGATCAAAACAGAATACTAACCCGTCCGAAGCTTAATTATGGAAATGTTTCTTTCAATGCTGGGCTGGAATATCATCCAAGTTTAAGTTTTAATTTAAAATTTAACTA is part of the Chryseobacterium paludis genome and encodes:
- a CDS encoding LuxE/PaaK family acyltransferase; translation: MENIFNIQTEQDFLNASLKTFRYQYENVEIYRKFVDYLKVNPETVSELSKIPFLPIEMFKNHQILDKKASADLYFQSSGTTQMNLSKHFIANENLYRESIYKSFEQFIGKPEDFIFLGLLPSYLEKQNSSLIYMVDYLMSTSAKPENGYFLYNHSDLFDLLNTLKDKKVILFGVSFALLDFLDYCHSERNGESLNFMENLVVIETGGMKGRKEEMTKDELLVILQEGFKTDKIYSEYSMTELLSQAYSLGNNEYKCPNWMRILVRNVEDPLTYEKEGRTGAVNIIDLANIHSCSFIATQDLGKTLVDGKFQILGRIDHSDIRGCSLLVS
- a CDS encoding phosphate ABC transporter permease, whose translation is MDVIKKLFLYSLLIGLSNLLSAQKDVKSDIWSGIYVVRSVNKESSEIVDTLIINRTKDADPKKVAARYESDLARWTIFSKKDGDKEKAVIKRFLFDIKNKEDGYKEFGWTDLHEKGKMNCIDGGHFFICQTEPDTKVSFSKDEAYPTKTGIFGIWLDYGIAELEKIEN
- the aqpZ gene encoding aquaporin Z is translated as MKKLFAEFFGTFWLVFGGCGSAVFAAGVPDIGIGLLGVALAFGLTVLTMAYAVGHISGGHFNPAVTFGLLAGGRFPFKDLISYVAAQCLGAIAAAACLYFILNGAGAFTTEGPGAFATNFYDMPGYHNRSYSMGAAFLAEFLLTAFFLIIIMGATDKWANGKFAGIAIGLALTLIHLISIPITNTSVNPARSLSQALFVGGAAMSQLWLFWVAPILGGIAGGLIYKFLLQRTDTEVAA
- a CDS encoding DUF5715 family protein, with the protein product MKKFLCVIFGCFISHFHYAQSSKNTGSCYDLNEVLKVEPTPLYKPHLDASKSFGVKLLKDTKIIQKYINSGKFHKIKKTGKGYRVQKLNYSRAYMVSKAKTTLEKMGARFSKETKGHTFTVSSITRTLEDQCRLRRVNSNASLGISSHNYGNSFDISYVRFNDVLKYNPKMEIALEKVLKYYANAGRIYYIKERQQSCYHITVRNY
- a CDS encoding sensor histidine kinase, whose translation is MILAVIVLFILLAYKTFVDRIIKEKNAQHEAEVLHQKKLVLENIKAQEEERKRIAVMIHDDMGNRLNILSLWLNNLDTKGDELIKKNIYGQMSALIDSARTISHSLYPVNLESVGLVLYIEELIANLSHKINISLQVAPGYEQKDVFIEVQLYRIIQEFTTNVIKHSEATKIWIYIKDYSQYTAVVISDNGQGFDYDLVKKGMGIKNIESRIKSINAVHKWKNVPNKRSRLIIKIPRNNEFQDQNSANR
- a CDS encoding response regulator transcription factor; amino-acid sequence: MNSKIKIALIDDEQLILEGVKLLLSNEQNISVNLTADNGPDFIKSLEDLPEKDFPDIALVDVQMQPMNGFELVEILKEKYPNLKIIILSSHYKSSILGYMVKLGVSAFLPKNSNKKTFIDAITMVFKNGVFFTAEDHQMLFTYMNSSSKKKSLFEMEDELSEREKDVVKLICQEYTNNEIAEKLFISPRTVESHRQRVLEKIGAKNTVGIVIYAIINNIYSLEKI
- a CDS encoding T6SS phospholipase effector Tle1-like catalytic domain-containing protein, whose amino-acid sequence is MGNDIVSVGIFFDGTGNNGFNATSDKKPLINHESYHAAPTNVFKLFELFNGDEKIYVEGIGTITGAEDSDFAKATCKNPIGCSGYSSDDKLRKAYSFIEQKMQDKTKEYQFYVYGFSRGSMLARNFCYELLSPGSVLSGNIKVKFLGVFDTVESAPFNDYNVSLSAGVENALQLCAVNECRYFFPLTGFFENSKSMEDSELSTGNSVWKEIFVPGVHADVGGGYLETSQSVYVSSNHLQVSEINSYVSNIRDVAKDPEGNRIWNPILQNYHIDEGEILSQAYVEREIVYNDLSKVYGKLMLMQTNAIISVFKTDFNESDFKIGQEHLFLESFYTELESYANNLTPSMKPSYNYEKLADYTHISANFGLYKKGQLKRSPELIDAEIINNGLNVPSRSLANNLHPVLQAEMHILEDTVVTDFAYGANVPNNDNWMRSILI
- a CDS encoding ABC-F family ATP-binding cassette domain-containing protein, with amino-acid sequence MLSVQGLGLHHSGNYLFQNVNFTIKKDDKIGLVGKNGAGKSTLLKMLSGEITFYEGSVVPDGNITIGFLKQDLDFVKGRTVWDETMQAFEQINAWKNELEEVNHQMTVRTDYESDAYTDLINRMTELNDLLMHHDAYNLEGDMEKVLFGLGFKADDFQKITDEFSGGWRMRIELAKLLLQKNDVMLLDEPTNHLDMESIIWLENFLKDYPGAIVLVSHDKQFMTAVCNRTFDVNNKKVDDYKADYTKYLELRKDRKEKLIQAKKNQDAEIKHTEELINKFRASASKAAFAQSLIKKLEKVERIEVENDDVSKFNIRFVQSVVPGKVNFEAEKLGKAYGKKQIFDDVDFIVQRGDRIALLGQNGQGKTTLAKILAGEIKDYSGTWNLGHNVNIGYFAQNQEEVLTPNKTVLEEAEDAATEETRPRVRDLLGSFLFQGEAVTKKTKVLSGGERNRLALCKLLLRPFNTLIMDEPTNHLDIQSKEIIKLALQKFEGTLIVISHDREFLQGLCDKIFEFRDGKMKEFLGDINEYLEYRQKETIREISAEKAKLHDEVKVEVKPKVEVVEKAEPIVQPKSGFVSKEQKNIQNKIKKVEERISELETKSEEMEVSFAKENPSDGMLEEYNKVKSDLELALQEWEHLASQLE